In one window of Vibrio sp. JC009 DNA:
- a CDS encoding paraquat-inducible protein A gives MSKKQTKHTRASPLLFHRVSGVQLCRGCELPIETKTLPTGKSAYCPQCNMKLYRGGKQPLSGNLAIAITCLFLFVPSHFFPFISIRLFGVMIPATLPSGTFTLIEEGFVLLGLLIFFCSTLAPLLVCMAVITAHCALHYRKFKPFQLALNVIQKLKHWMMLDVFLVSIAISCFKLQDYSDIFVGTGLAGLVLLQLFTLMLVSRVNIRRYWETWQQESQYHFSKKTVHCYQCHLSQPEGEVCVRCKHKLTHRKPRSLQKSWAYLIAATICFFPANLYSISILFSNGQRLEDTILSGVASLITSNMHGIALIIFVASILVPAAKIVGLGYILVSIFFNQSSMKKQRMVIYFVIKWIGKWSVMDLFVISIMMTLVDRGQILDFTPGYGAVAFGMVVVLTMLATDNFDPRLIWDIAEKSSHKDKSGLKPTVVNELSNE, from the coding sequence ATGAGTAAAAAGCAGACGAAACATACCAGAGCGTCCCCTCTTCTATTCCACCGGGTAAGTGGAGTACAGCTGTGTCGCGGATGTGAGTTACCGATAGAGACAAAAACACTTCCCACAGGTAAGAGTGCCTATTGCCCGCAATGCAATATGAAACTTTATCGCGGAGGTAAACAGCCGCTGTCCGGTAATCTGGCTATTGCTATTACCTGTCTGTTTCTCTTTGTGCCTTCTCATTTTTTCCCTTTTATCAGCATACGCCTGTTTGGGGTAATGATTCCGGCCACCTTACCTTCGGGCACTTTTACTCTGATAGAAGAGGGATTTGTGCTGCTCGGTCTTTTAATTTTTTTCTGCAGTACGCTGGCACCCTTATTAGTCTGCATGGCAGTCATCACTGCGCATTGCGCATTACACTATCGCAAATTTAAGCCCTTCCAGCTTGCTCTGAATGTCATTCAGAAGTTAAAACACTGGATGATGCTGGATGTTTTTCTGGTCAGTATCGCAATCTCCTGTTTCAAACTTCAGGATTATTCCGATATTTTTGTCGGCACAGGATTAGCAGGACTGGTTCTGCTGCAATTATTCACCCTGATGTTAGTTTCCAGAGTCAATATCCGCCGTTACTGGGAAACCTGGCAGCAAGAGAGTCAATACCACTTTTCAAAAAAAACCGTCCACTGCTACCAATGTCATTTATCCCAGCCGGAAGGAGAAGTGTGTGTACGCTGCAAGCATAAGCTAACACACAGAAAGCCCCGTTCTCTGCAAAAAAGCTGGGCCTATCTGATAGCCGCTACTATCTGTTTTTTCCCGGCTAACCTCTATTCCATCTCTATCTTATTTTCCAATGGTCAGCGGTTAGAAGACACCATCCTTTCCGGGGTAGCCTCTCTTATCACCAGTAATATGCATGGTATTGCTCTGATCATTTTTGTCGCCAGTATTTTAGTTCCAGCTGCCAAGATAGTCGGGCTGGGTTACATTCTGGTCAGCATTTTCTTTAATCAGAGCAGCATGAAAAAACAGCGCATGGTTATCTATTTTGTAATCAAATGGATAGGCAAGTGGTCGGTTATGGATCTGTTTGTTATTTCGATTATGATGACCTTAGTAGACCGTGGTCAAATTTTGGACTTTACCCCCGGATACGGAGCCGTCGCTTTTGGTATGGTAGTGGTTTTAACCATGCTGGCGACAGATAATTTTGACCCCAGATTAATCTGGGACATTGCGGAAAAATCCAGTCATAAGGATAAATCCGGCTTAAAACCAACAGTTGTAAACGAGTTGAGCAATGAGTGA
- the proQ gene encoding RNA chaperone ProQ: MENTEKLKNSKEVIAYIAECFPNCFTLEGEAKPLKIGIFQDLAERLAEDPKVSKTQLRAALRQYTSSWRYLHGVKPGAVRVDLDGNECGELEQEHIDHAQTALAESKARVQARRKEQAEKAREEGKTKPKSKKPQQPRRAKPNKQQKPNTNTKKVVTETRALNADELAVGKAVNVNMGKGNMAATIVELNKDDVRVQLSNGLQMVVKVEHLRA; encoded by the coding sequence ATGGAAAACACCGAAAAGTTAAAAAACAGCAAAGAAGTGATTGCATATATTGCTGAATGTTTCCCTAACTGCTTTACTCTAGAAGGTGAGGCAAAACCGCTTAAGATTGGTATTTTTCAAGATCTAGCAGAGCGTTTGGCTGAAGATCCTAAGGTGAGCAAAACTCAGCTTAGAGCGGCGCTTAGACAATATACCTCTTCATGGCGTTATCTTCATGGTGTAAAGCCTGGTGCAGTACGAGTTGACCTTGACGGCAATGAATGTGGTGAACTTGAGCAGGAACACATTGATCACGCACAGACCGCTCTTGCAGAGAGCAAAGCGCGTGTTCAGGCTCGCCGTAAAGAGCAGGCTGAAAAGGCTCGTGAAGAAGGCAAAACTAAGCCTAAATCGAAAAAGCCACAGCAGCCACGCCGTGCTAAGCCAAATAAGCAACAAAAACCAAATACAAACACTAAGAAAGTGGTAACGGAAACCAGAGCCCTGAATGCTGATGAACTTGCTGTCGGCAAAGCAGTTAACGTGAACATGGGCAAAGGCAACATGGCCGCAACGATAGTTGAACTTAATAAGGATGATGTGCGCGTGCAGCTAAGCAACGGCTTGCAAATGGTTGTGAAAGTGGAGCACCTGCGCGCATAA
- the prc gene encoding carboxy terminal-processing peptidase yields MKCRLKSIFVAVSLTLAASANALEAKISKEDLPTLAPEVQHETASKRVTSRFTRSHYKHFNLNDDFSKAVFARFLEMLDFNRNIFTQSDIDYIEKWSTQLDEQLKNGNNQIAFDLYNLSMQRRYERYVYALTLLDKEIRFDVDESIELDRSESAWPKDIDELNELWRKRVKYDALSLKLAGKEWAEIKETLEKRYNNAIKRLTQSHSEDAFQVYMNAFAREVDPHTSYLSPRNAEQFQSEMNLSLEGIGAVLQINDDYTVIRSLVAGGPASKSKQLSEGDRIIGVAQDNEEVVDIIGWRLDDVVQLIKGPKGTKVTLEILPEGKDAKSHTVTIVRDKVRLEDRAVKSEIIEQDGKKIGVLEVPSFYVGLSKDTDKLLSQLKADKVDGIIVDLRNNGGGALTEATALSGLFIESGPVVQVRDSYGRVNVNSDTDGKVSYQGPMAVLQNRYSASASEIFAAAMQDYGRAVVLGENSFGKGTVQQHRSLNHIYDLFDKELGYVQYTIQKFYRIDGGSTQNKGVVPDIAYPTAIEPSETGESVEDNALPWDSIDKAKYAKLMERAQQIKMLDGKHKTRIADDLEFQFIQQDIEKYRAEKDDKTLSLNEEIRKKESDELESERLARINIRQKVNNQDEYKSIEDLPKDYEAPDAYLNESVRIMVDMISK; encoded by the coding sequence ATGAAATGCCGTTTAAAATCTATATTTGTTGCTGTCAGCTTAACGCTGGCAGCTTCTGCAAACGCTTTAGAAGCTAAAATCTCTAAAGAAGACCTCCCAACTCTGGCTCCTGAAGTACAGCATGAAACGGCGAGCAAAAGAGTTACCTCCCGATTTACCCGTTCTCACTATAAACATTTCAATCTGAATGACGATTTTTCCAAAGCCGTGTTTGCACGCTTTCTGGAAATGCTGGATTTCAACCGGAATATTTTTACTCAGTCTGATATCGACTATATCGAAAAGTGGTCAACCCAACTGGATGAACAGCTAAAAAACGGAAATAACCAGATAGCCTTTGATCTGTACAACTTGTCTATGCAGAGAAGATACGAGCGGTATGTTTACGCTTTAACGCTTCTGGACAAGGAAATCCGTTTTGATGTGGATGAAAGCATTGAGCTGGATCGTTCGGAATCTGCATGGCCTAAAGATATCGATGAGCTGAATGAGTTATGGCGCAAGCGCGTTAAGTATGACGCACTTAGTTTGAAGCTTGCCGGGAAAGAGTGGGCTGAGATCAAAGAGACGCTTGAAAAGCGTTACAACAATGCGATTAAGCGGCTGACGCAATCTCATAGTGAAGATGCGTTTCAGGTCTACATGAACGCCTTTGCCCGTGAAGTGGATCCGCATACCAGCTATCTCTCTCCGCGTAATGCAGAGCAGTTCCAGTCTGAAATGAACCTGTCTCTCGAAGGGATTGGTGCCGTTTTGCAGATCAATGACGATTATACCGTGATTCGTTCACTGGTTGCTGGTGGTCCGGCATCGAAGAGCAAACAGCTTTCAGAAGGTGACCGTATTATCGGTGTTGCCCAAGATAATGAAGAGGTTGTCGATATTATCGGCTGGCGTCTTGATGATGTTGTGCAACTGATTAAAGGTCCTAAGGGAACTAAGGTGACGCTTGAGATCCTTCCGGAAGGAAAGGATGCTAAAAGTCACACTGTCACAATTGTTCGTGACAAAGTTCGCTTAGAAGACAGAGCGGTTAAGTCCGAGATCATCGAGCAGGACGGTAAGAAAATTGGTGTGCTTGAAGTACCAAGTTTCTATGTAGGCTTGTCTAAAGATACCGATAAACTTCTTTCTCAGCTTAAAGCGGATAAAGTTGACGGCATTATTGTTGATCTTAGAAATAACGGTGGTGGTGCGCTAACCGAAGCCACCGCTTTGTCTGGTCTGTTTATTGAGAGTGGTCCGGTTGTGCAGGTACGTGACAGCTATGGTCGCGTGAATGTAAACAGCGATACTGACGGTAAAGTCAGCTATCAGGGACCAATGGCTGTTCTTCAGAACCGCTACAGTGCTTCTGCTTCTGAGATTTTTGCCGCAGCGATGCAGGATTATGGCCGCGCCGTTGTTCTTGGTGAAAATTCTTTTGGTAAGGGGACGGTTCAGCAGCACCGCTCGCTAAACCACATTTATGATCTGTTCGATAAAGAGCTGGGCTATGTTCAGTACACCATTCAGAAGTTTTACCGAATTGATGGTGGCAGTACTCAGAATAAAGGCGTAGTTCCGGATATTGCATACCCGACAGCGATTGAACCTTCAGAAACTGGCGAGAGTGTGGAAGATAATGCACTGCCTTGGGACAGCATCGATAAAGCAAAATACGCTAAGTTGATGGAACGTGCTCAACAGATCAAAATGCTGGATGGTAAGCACAAAACCCGTATAGCGGATGATCTTGAATTTCAGTTTATTCAGCAGGATATTGAAAAATACAGAGCTGAAAAAGATGATAAGACGCTTTCACTGAATGAAGAGATCCGTAAAAAAGAGAGTGACGAGCTGGAGTCTGAGCGCCTGGCTCGGATTAATATCAGACAGAAAGTGAACAACCAGGACGAGTATAAATCTATTGAAGATCTGCCAAAGGATTACGAAGCACCTGATGCTTACCTTAACGAGTCTGTCAGAATCATGGTTGACATGATTTCAAAATAG
- a CDS encoding lipocalin family protein has translation MRWLVLLMACISLQVASSELRNKGDLTSFDYPFILGNWYLVNPYPNVEDQDFLTIRLAIISNYTFFIEIQKTDLSIEQWEGLYSASNNTLILGLDSDTPQEYDYMVNHNQLVLNGITFMKGLPENLVGSWSSEAIMGDDILASDVAHMALTLQPDFLFSFTVESSSGEHVVHEGIFYYEHDHLVLMYENGEQDSRYSVQNDKLTLQSDNFDMLAVLNRVK, from the coding sequence ATGAGATGGCTTGTTTTATTGATGGCGTGTATATCGCTGCAGGTAGCAAGTTCGGAGCTAAGGAATAAAGGCGATCTAACATCATTTGACTACCCGTTTATATTGGGGAACTGGTATTTAGTCAATCCGTATCCAAATGTTGAAGATCAGGATTTTCTGACTATCCGGCTGGCGATAATTTCAAATTACACCTTTTTTATTGAAATACAGAAAACCGATTTGAGTATCGAGCAATGGGAAGGCTTGTACTCGGCCAGCAACAATACTTTAATTCTGGGTCTGGACAGTGATACCCCGCAAGAGTACGACTATATGGTGAATCATAACCAGCTTGTACTAAACGGGATTACCTTTATGAAGGGCTTGCCGGAGAATCTTGTGGGTAGCTGGAGCAGTGAGGCGATCATGGGGGATGATATTCTTGCCAGTGATGTTGCCCATATGGCGCTGACGCTGCAACCTGATTTTCTGTTCTCATTTACCGTTGAATCCAGCAGTGGTGAGCATGTGGTCCACGAAGGTATTTTCTATTATGAACATGACCACCTTGTACTTATGTACGAGAATGGCGAGCAAGATTCCAGATACTCAGTTCAGAACGATAAGTTAACCCTGCAAAGTGACAACTTTGACATGCTGGCGGTGCTTAACAGGGTAAAATAG
- the pepN gene encoding aminopeptidase N, protein MSTNPQAKYRKDYQSPNHTITHIDLTFDLDDTQTKVTALSKVVQLKESNTLLLDGEQLKLVSVKIDGQLWSEYEESEGKLSISNLPEKFDLEIITEVNPQENSALEGLYKSGGAYCTQCEAEGFRRITYYLDRPDVLAKFTSKVIADKSEYPYLLSNGNRIEQGELENGRHFVKWEDPHPKPAYLFALVAGDFDVLKDKYVTQSGRNVELEIFVDKGNLNRANHAMVSLINSMKWDEERFGLEYDLDIYMIVAVDFFNMGAMENKGLNVFNSKFVLANEKTATDTDYLGIEAVIGHEYFHNWTGNRVTCRDWFQLSLKEGLTVFRDQEFSSDLGSRAVNRINNVRIIRGPQFAEDASPMSHPIRPDKVIEMNNFYTLTVYEKGSEVIRMMHTLLGEENFQKGMKLYFERHDGTAATCDDFVAAMQDASGVDLSQFSRWYSQSGTPTLKVDGNYDEKAKTFTLNVSQSTAPTQDQEEKLALHIPLDVELYSPNGEVFELRCNGKDVANVLDIKAEEERFVFENIQEKPVVSLLREFSAPVKLEYEYSDQELMFLMVHARNEFARWDASQMLLAKYIKANVANVQSGKAFEMSDSVLDAFRGLLLNQDLEPAFVAEVLSLPSFNEVSGWFKPVDVDAIDSVLKSVKLAMAKSLEDELAATYAVLAQQDYSIEHAAIGKRALRNRCLSYLACLENGNDLVNAQYKTANNMTDTMAAMSAANQSELVCREDLLKDFSDKWTEDGLVMDKWFALQGTSPASNALEVVKATMQHPAFSLKNPNRTRSLIGSFLANNPVHFHAKDGSGYEFAGEILKEMNESNPQVASRLIDPLLKYRNYDEDRQALMRKELEKLAGMDNLAKDLYEKVTKALES, encoded by the coding sequence ATGTCTACGAATCCTCAAGCCAAATATCGTAAAGACTATCAGTCACCAAATCACACCATTACGCATATCGACCTGACTTTTGATTTAGATGATACCCAGACCAAAGTAACTGCGCTGTCAAAAGTGGTTCAGTTAAAAGAAAGTAATACACTGCTACTGGATGGTGAGCAGCTAAAACTGGTATCGGTGAAAATCGATGGACAGCTGTGGTCAGAATATGAAGAGAGTGAAGGTAAGCTTTCAATAAGCAATCTACCTGAGAAGTTTGATTTAGAAATTATCACCGAAGTTAATCCGCAGGAAAACAGTGCGCTTGAAGGTTTGTATAAATCTGGGGGTGCATACTGCACGCAATGCGAGGCAGAAGGTTTCCGCCGTATCACCTATTATCTGGACCGCCCTGATGTGCTGGCGAAATTTACTTCAAAGGTGATCGCAGATAAATCAGAGTATCCTTACCTGCTAAGTAATGGTAACCGCATTGAACAAGGTGAGCTTGAAAACGGCAGACACTTTGTTAAGTGGGAAGATCCGCATCCGAAACCGGCTTATCTGTTTGCTCTGGTTGCCGGCGACTTTGATGTACTGAAAGATAAGTATGTCACTCAGTCAGGCCGCAATGTTGAGCTTGAAATATTTGTTGATAAAGGCAACCTGAACAGAGCTAATCACGCCATGGTTTCACTGATTAACTCAATGAAGTGGGACGAAGAGCGCTTTGGTCTGGAGTACGATCTGGATATCTATATGATAGTTGCCGTTGACTTCTTTAATATGGGAGCAATGGAAAACAAAGGCCTGAATGTTTTCAACTCTAAGTTTGTTCTTGCCAATGAAAAAACCGCAACCGATACGGATTATCTGGGCATTGAAGCGGTGATCGGCCATGAATATTTCCACAACTGGACCGGCAACCGGGTTACCTGTCGCGACTGGTTCCAGCTTAGCCTGAAAGAAGGTTTGACCGTATTCCGCGATCAGGAATTTTCCTCAGACCTGGGTTCTCGAGCGGTAAACCGCATCAACAATGTCCGCATTATTCGCGGCCCTCAGTTTGCTGAAGATGCCAGCCCTATGTCGCATCCGATCCGCCCGGATAAAGTGATTGAAATGAATAATTTCTACACGCTTACCGTGTATGAAAAGGGCAGTGAAGTTATTCGCATGATGCACACACTTCTTGGAGAAGAAAATTTCCAGAAGGGCATGAAGCTATATTTCGAAAGGCACGATGGAACCGCCGCAACCTGTGATGACTTTGTTGCTGCAATGCAGGATGCATCAGGTGTCGACCTGTCTCAGTTCAGTCGTTGGTACAGCCAGTCCGGAACGCCGACGCTGAAGGTTGACGGAAACTATGATGAAAAGGCAAAGACATTTACTCTGAATGTAAGTCAGTCAACCGCGCCAACTCAGGATCAGGAAGAGAAACTTGCTCTGCATATTCCGCTAGATGTTGAGCTATATAGTCCGAACGGCGAAGTATTTGAGTTACGCTGTAATGGTAAAGATGTAGCGAATGTACTGGATATTAAGGCGGAAGAAGAGCGCTTTGTATTTGAAAATATTCAGGAAAAGCCGGTCGTTTCACTGCTTCGTGAGTTTTCTGCTCCGGTTAAACTGGAGTATGAATATTCCGACCAGGAGCTGATGTTCCTGATGGTTCACGCCAGAAATGAATTTGCCCGCTGGGATGCAAGTCAGATGCTGCTGGCCAAGTACATTAAAGCGAATGTTGCAAATGTACAGTCCGGTAAAGCGTTTGAGATGTCTGACTCAGTACTGGATGCATTCCGTGGTCTGTTGCTGAATCAGGATCTGGAACCTGCTTTTGTTGCGGAAGTACTTTCTCTGCCAAGTTTCAATGAAGTCTCCGGCTGGTTTAAACCGGTCGATGTGGATGCCATTGATAGCGTGCTGAAATCTGTCAAACTTGCAATGGCTAAAAGTCTGGAAGATGAGCTGGCAGCAACCTATGCAGTTCTGGCTCAGCAGGATTATTCCATTGAGCATGCGGCAATCGGTAAAAGGGCATTGCGTAACCGTTGCCTGAGCTATCTGGCCTGTCTTGAAAACGGCAATGATCTGGTCAATGCGCAGTATAAAACCGCGAATAATATGACAGATACCATGGCGGCAATGAGCGCGGCAAACCAGTCAGAACTTGTTTGCCGTGAAGATCTGCTTAAAGACTTTAGCGATAAATGGACTGAAGATGGTCTGGTAATGGACAAGTGGTTTGCGCTTCAGGGCACAAGCCCTGCATCAAATGCACTTGAAGTGGTGAAAGCAACCATGCAGCACCCGGCGTTCAGCCTGAAAAATCCAAACAGAACCCGCAGCCTGATTGGCTCTTTCCTTGCTAACAACCCGGTGCATTTCCACGCAAAAGACGGTTCGGGCTATGAGTTCGCAGGTGAGATCCTAAAAGAGATGAACGAAAGCAACCCTCAGGTGGCATCACGCCTGATTGATCCTCTGCTGAAATACCGTAATTACGATGAAGATCGTCAAGCACTAATGCGTAAGGAACTGGAGAAACTGGCCGGGATGGATAATCTGGCGAAGGATCTTTATGAGAAAGTGACTAAGGCGTTGGAGTCTTAA
- a CDS encoding DUF2835 domain-containing protein — translation MNQYTFRLNITYQTFLQHYSGAASSVMVLSEQGLKIQIPASRLRPFLSQLGIKGRFRLITDQNNKFVKLESL, via the coding sequence ATGAACCAATACACATTCCGCCTAAACATAACCTACCAAACTTTCTTGCAGCATTACTCCGGTGCCGCGAGTAGTGTTATGGTGCTTTCCGAACAAGGCCTGAAAATCCAGATCCCGGCATCACGTCTAAGGCCTTTCCTTTCACAATTAGGCATCAAAGGCCGGTTTCGCTTGATAACTGACCAGAATAATAAGTTTGTTAAGTTAGAATCTCTATAA